A DNA window from Vanacampus margaritifer isolate UIUO_Vmar chromosome 19, RoL_Vmar_1.0, whole genome shotgun sequence contains the following coding sequences:
- the LOC144039172 gene encoding uncharacterized protein LOC144039172: MAEKRKCDEGLGSPGVWSEINGHYGRMESQLISGIESKRIKKERERCQKLFWKLKKDELFRGEPGTWDMSKLARQLQEKESRMLANIQDMEEEQSRVGWRKRHKLRKEVKNVENDRRGIHQLATIATALAAIREEKKEEKKEEKREEEVFKGEKAECFRGVYPQLPSSGQYVFAPPPYPTASVMAPVVTLGGRMVLDVEDDGSRMTPATIQLIEQAVNNERKRLRGSESPVRTSGAVLAGEGGTTSAGNKRTPKLIREEAQGKLFDGQKVQTEERGMLEKMVTGTQRRGQATPSNADHREGEVESDEKSAEVK, translated from the coding sequence atggcggagaagagaaagtgtgatgagggtctcgggtcccctggagtctggtcggagattaatggtcattacggtaggatggaatcacagttgattagtggaatagaaagtaagagaattaagaaggaaagagaacggtgtcagaagttgttttggaaattaaagaaggatgaattgtttcgcggagaacctggaacgtgggatatgtcgaagttagcgcggcagttacaggaaaaggagagcagaatgttggcaaatattcaagatatggaggaggaacagagccgagttggatggcgaaagcgtcataaactcagaaaagaagttaaaaatgtagagaatgatagacggggcattcaccaattggcgactattgcgactgcgctggcagcgataagagaggaaaagaaagaggaaaagaaagaggaaaagagagaggaggaagtttttaagggagaaaaggcggaatgttttagaggcgtttatccacagttgccgagctcgggacagtatgtatttgcgccccctccgtatccgacggcgtcagtgatggcccccgtagttactttggggggcagaatggttttagatgtggaagatgacgggtcacggatgacgccagcaacaatacagttgatcgaacaggctgtgaataatgagaggaaaaggctgcgggggagtgagtcgcccgtgcgcacgtcaggggcggtgttagcaggagaggggggcaccactagtgcagggaataagaggactccgaagctgataagggaggaggcacaggggaagttgtttgatggacagaaggtgcagactgaggaaagagggatgttagagaaaatggtgacagggacacagagacgggggcaggcaacgcccagcaacgcggatcaccgcgagggggaagtggagagtgatgagaaaagtgcagaagttaagtga